AGGTTTGCGCCGTGAAGTGCCGCTTATTCGGGCCGCACGTAACGGTCACCTAGAGGCCGTAAAGGTGTTAATAGAAAATGGCGCCTATCCCGATGACACGGATTTGACCGGTCGGACGGCGCTCGATTGGGCGCGAGAACAACGTCATCGTAAAATTGTATCGTATTTAGAAACACAAGAGTAAATGTCTGAAAAAACTGCTGACGCTAACATTTACGGTGGCAATCAACAACCAGCCCAGTTTTTAACCCGCGATGCGGGTGTCCTTTTACGTGTTCAAACATTATTGCGCTGGCTGGCTGTCTCCGGTCAATCGGTAACGATTTTTGTCGTTGGTTTTGTGCTTGAGTATCAAATGCCACTGGTGCCATGTATTGGGCTGGTCTTGATGTCTGTTATGGTCAATACCGCGCTTTGGCTTTATTACCCATCTAATTATCGTTTATCACCAAAATTTGCTGCTGGTTATCTCATGTATGATTTGCTGCAGTTGACGGCACTTTTGTTTATGACAGGTGGTCTTGCTAATCCTTTTATTGTGATGATTCTTGCACCTGTGACTGTCTCTGCAACTGTTTTGACTGCACGGGCTACCTTGTTGTTGGTCGGTATGTCCTGTGCGGTTATCAGCCTCCTTGCATATTTCCATTTGCCGCTTCCCTGGAAGGGAGAGCCACCGAATTTTCCTGAAATTTATTTGCTTGGTGTGTGGGCGGCATTAATGCTTGGTTTAGCATTTATCTCGGCTTACGTCTGGCGCATTAGCCATGAGGGGCGGCGAATGACAGCGGCGAGTACGGCCTTACAACAAGTGCTTGCGCGTGAGCACAGATTATCCGCCTTGGATGGGCTGGCAGCTGCTGCTGCACATCAACTTGGCACACCGCTCGGTACAATTGGTCTGATTGCCAAAGAATTGCAATCTAGCCCGCTTGCAGACGGGGAGTTATCGGAAGATTTGAAGTCTTTGCTCACTGAAACCAAACGATGTAAGGAAATATTGTCCTCTTTGACCACACAATCTGATCAGGGTGACACCATTTTTTCTCGCATGTCTCTGTCTGCCCTTATTCAGGAAGCAATTGATGAAGCCGGAGGGCATGAAAAACAAATTCTAGTTACTATCGGGCCGACGGATATATCTGAGCCTTATGTTATCCGACAGCCTGAAATTATTTATGGTCTTGGGAATCTCATAGAGAATGCGGCAGAATTTGCAACAAATGCAGTTACCGTCGCAGCCCAGATTGAGGCGCAGCGCATCGAAATTTGTGTTTCTGATGACGGGCCGGGCTTTGCCAATGATATTTTACCGCGCCTTGGTGAGCCTTGGTTGACCTCGCGTCCGGCCTCTGGTGATATGACCGCGCAATCGGGTATGGGCTTAGGTTTTTTATTGCCAAAACCTTGCTTGAGAGAACCGGTGGACAAGTAACGGCGACAAATAAAGCGTTATCTGAAAAGGGTGCTGAGATTAAGGTGACATGGTCACGGGCTCTTTTAGAAGCCAATTCTGAGGCATAAAATAGCTAATAAAAGTCGCGTTTTGAGAATCAGTCGATGTAAATTTGCGTATTTTAATAGGTAACCTATATATATGGTGAGACTTTAATCGGTTAATGAGGATACTGTGACTGATAAAGAGCATGACACGGAAGAAAGCTTACTCCCTGAAGGGAAAACAATGCTTTTGGTTGATGATGACCAGCCTTGGTTAACGCGGCTTGCTCGCGCTATGGAGCGTCGCGGATATATCGTCAGTATTGCTGACACTGTGGCCGAGGGGTTGGTGCTCGCTAAAAGCGTAAAGCCTGCTTATGCCGTTGTGGATATGCGTCTTCAGGATGGTAATGGCATGGATGTGATTGAAGCTGTGCAACAGGCAAACCCAGAGGGGCGGGTGATTATGCTCACTGGATATGGCAATATTACGACTGCTGTAGAAGCAGTAAAAAAAGGCGCGGTTGATTATCTTGCCAAGCCAGCCGATGCGGATGAGATTGAAGCAGCTCTTACTGTAGATGGTGAGTCCAAACCAAAACCACCTGAAAACCCCATGTCTGCTGACCGGGTCCGGTGGGAGCATATTCAACGCGTATATGAACTTTGTGATCGTAATGTTTCTGAGACAGCGCGACGACTGAATATGCACCGCCGCACATTACAAAGAATACTGGCTAAACGCGCACCCCGATAAAGTCCTAAATTATTGATCTTGTTAAGCCCGCTTTTCACGCGAGGCAGGGGTAAGTAGCGTGTTGGTAGGTGCTTTATCCAGTGCTGGTTCTTCAAAAGCTGGAAGCGGCTCTATACCCAATTTGGACATCAATTCTGCATCTTTATCGCGTCCCGGATTATCCGTGGTCAGCAACTCATCACCGACAAAAATTGAATTCGCACCGGCAAAGAAACACAGTGCTTGCATTTCATCTGACATTTCTTCACGCCCGGCTGAGAGCCTGACAGTTGATCGGGGCATCATTATCCGTGCAACAGCGATACACCGGACAAAATCAATCGCATGTGGCAGATTGACATTTTCCAGTTTGGTACCGGGAATGGCAATAAGTTGATTAATCGGAATGGAATCAGGGTGGCTGGCAAGATTTGCCAGTGTACGAAGCATTTCTGCCCGGTCGAGTATTTTTTCTCCCATGCCGATAATGCCACCGCAGCAGACTTTCATGCCGCTTTCTCTTACGACTTCGAGCGTATCAAGGCGATCTTGGAAAGTTCTTGTGGTGATGATTTCACCATAAAATTCCTCAGAGGTGTCAATGTTATGATTATAATAATCTAAACCAGAGTCAGCCAGTTCTTGAGCCTGTTCTGCGGTAAGCATGCCGAGCGTTGCGCAAGTTTCCATGCCCATATCCCGCACACCGCTAATCATCGCTTTAAGCTTTTCCATATCCCGGTCTTTCGGGGAACGCCATGCAGCGCCCATGCAATAGCGTGTCGCGCCGCCTTCTTTAGCCTTGCGGGCTTCGTTTAAAACCTGTTCAACTTCCATAAGCTTGCTGGCGCCAAGGTCTGACTCGGCAAATGCCGACTGGCTGCAATAGCCGCAATCTTCTGGACACCCGCCAGTTTTAATGGACAGAAGCTGGCACATTTGGACTTCATTCGGATTAAAAAATTTCCGATGGATGGTCTGGGCCTTAAAAATCAAATCATTGAAAGGGAGGTCAAAAAGGGCCTGCACTTCCTCGGCGGTCCAGTCATGGCGAATCATTTGAGTGGTCATATTTACCTCTTTTGTGATTAGCCAATTTACGATTTTTAGGTGATTATGCAAGCCTAGGCGCACGATTATGCCTTAGAAAGACGAACTAATGGAAACACCCCAAAAAAAGGATGAAAAAGAACAAGTGAAGCCTTGTTATGCCTATGTCCTTGGCTCTTGGTCTGATTGTGCCAAGGGGGGCAGTCCGCGTCTTTATTCCGGTTGGACGCATGATCTTGAAAAACGATTAGCAGCCCATAATGCTGGTAAGGGAGCCAAGGCGACCAGAGGTCGTGTCTGGCAGATTTTACATTTTGAAATATTTAAAACCCGTGGGGCAGCAATGTCGCGTGAGGCGGCGCTTAAAAAAACTTTAAAAACTAATCAATCCTTGCGTGAGGAAATGCTGGCCCGTAAAGATTACCCTTTGGATTCAAAAGCTGTGACATCCACCCAGCCAAAATCGTCAGAAGGGAAATGAACATTCTGCCCTATACGTTGATGTTCCATGGCGCATAAAGACCAATTTTTGATTATTTTCATTTCTAGTAATTCTCTTAATGACAAGGCGTTATAGCGTTGCATTTTATCCATTTTGATATAATCGTGAATGAGGTCAAATACGTTTGAACCGATAAGGTCCGCCGCTTCATTCATGCCACTTTCACGCAAATGGTCAAAAATGGCGTATCGCGGTTTTATTGTTGTGACAAAATTTCTCAAAATGTCCGGGGTCAGATAATAGCTAATGCCTTCCATAACCAAAAATGTCGGTTCGTCCTGTTGCCAACCAGACTGTTTCAATTTTTCAATAACAGTTGTTGTATCGGCAAGATCACACGCAATGAGATGCAGGTTTGGTATGTTGATTAACCCAGCTTTTATGGGCATTTGTTCGCGGTCAATCTCATAAATTTCTAATCCTTTATGGCGTTGAGTTAATTCTAACCCAAACGGGTCAAGCCCCGCTGCGCCGGATATGATTTGCAATGAGGGATTTTTTGCTAAGGCCTCATTAATATGTTGGAGGATAGTATGCTTG
This sequence is a window from Candidatus Micropelagos thuwalensis. Protein-coding genes within it:
- a CDS encoding ActS/PrrB/RegB family redox-sensitive histidine kinase, whose product is MSEKTADANIYGGNQQPAQFLTRDAGVLLRVQTLLRWLAVSGQSVTIFVVGFVLEYQMPLVPCIGLVLMSVMVNTALWLYYPSNYRLSPKFAAGYLMYDLLQLTALLFMTGGLANPFIVMILAPVTVSATVLTARATLLLVGMSCAVISLLAYFHLPLPWKGEPPNFPEIYLLGVWAALMLGLAFISAYVWRISHEGRRMTAASTALQQVLAREHRLSALDGLAAAAAHQLGTPLGTIGLIAKELQSSPLADGELSEDLKSLLTETKRCKEILSSLTTQSDQGDTIFSRMSLSALIQEAIDEAGGHEKQILVTIGPTDISEPYVIRQPEIIYGLGNLIENAAEFATNAVTVAAQIEAQRIEICVSDDGPGFANDILPRLGEPWLTSRPASGDMTAQSGMGLGFLLPKPCLREPVDK
- a CDS encoding ActR/PrrA/RegA family redox response regulator transcription factor, giving the protein MTDKEHDTEESLLPEGKTMLLVDDDQPWLTRLARAMERRGYIVSIADTVAEGLVLAKSVKPAYAVVDMRLQDGNGMDVIEAVQQANPEGRVIMLTGYGNITTAVEAVKKGAVDYLAKPADADEIEAALTVDGESKPKPPENPMSADRVRWEHIQRVYELCDRNVSETARRLNMHRRTLQRILAKRAPR
- the bioB gene encoding biotin synthase BioB; protein product: MTTQMIRHDWTAEEVQALFDLPFNDLIFKAQTIHRKFFNPNEVQMCQLLSIKTGGCPEDCGYCSQSAFAESDLGASKLMEVEQVLNEARKAKEGGATRYCMGAAWRSPKDRDMEKLKAMISGVRDMGMETCATLGMLTAEQAQELADSGLDYYNHNIDTSEEFYGEIITTRTFQDRLDTLEVVRESGMKVCCGGIIGMGEKILDRAEMLRTLANLASHPDSIPINQLIAIPGTKLENVNLPHAIDFVRCIAVARIMMPRSTVRLSAGREEMSDEMQALCFFAGANSIFVGDELLTTDNPGRDKDAELMSKLGIEPLPAFEEPALDKAPTNTLLTPASREKRA
- a CDS encoding GIY-YIG nuclease family protein — translated: METPQKKDEKEQVKPCYAYVLGSWSDCAKGGSPRLYSGWTHDLEKRLAAHNAGKGAKATRGRVWQILHFEIFKTRGAAMSREAALKKTLKTNQSLREEMLARKDYPLDSKAVTSTQPKSSEGK
- a CDS encoding class I SAM-dependent methyltransferase, with the protein product MLESIKLSETSALVLLFLQDQVYHSNAVKEYLLHLDLSAGKELHNACNAIWPQYAEVIVNRKHTILQHINEALAKNPSLQIISGAAGLDPFGLELTQRHKGLEIYEIDREQMPIKAGLINIPNLHLIACDLADTTTVIEKLKQSGWQQDEPTFLVMEGISYYLTPDILRNFVTTIKPRYAIFDHLRESGMNEAADLIGSNVFDLIHDYIKMDKMQRYNALSLRELLEMKIIKNWSLCAMEHQRIGQNVHFPSDDFGWVDVTAFESKG